A region of Plantactinospora sp. BC1 DNA encodes the following proteins:
- a CDS encoding nucleotide sugar dehydrogenase, with protein MKICVVALGKIGLPLAVQFADKGHTVIGADVSERVVKLVNDGAVPFPGEADLDVKLKEAVAAGRLSATTDTASAVAESEAVVVVVPLFVDAEGTPDFGWMDDATRAIAAGLKPGTLVSYETTLPVGTTRNRWAPMLEQGSGLKVGTDFTLVFSPERVLTGRVFADLRRYPKLVGGVDEASAKRGVEFYEAVLDFDERPDLSRPNGVWDLGSAEASELAKLAETTYRDVNIGLANQFARFADTVGVDVIKVIEACNTQPYSHIHSPGIAVGGHCIPVYPRMYLWNDPSATVVRAAREANAGMPDYAVELLAAAWGDLTDVEVLVLGAAYRGGVKETAFSGVFPTVEALRARGARPYVSDPMYTAEELTALGLPAYQGERVEAVVVQADHAEYRTLAETDLPGVRVVVDGRRVTDPARWPNVRRIVIGG; from the coding sequence ATGAAAATCTGCGTTGTCGCTCTGGGGAAGATCGGCCTGCCGCTGGCCGTGCAGTTCGCCGACAAGGGACACACGGTGATCGGTGCCGACGTCTCCGAGCGGGTCGTGAAGCTCGTCAACGACGGCGCGGTGCCGTTCCCCGGCGAGGCCGACCTGGACGTCAAGCTCAAGGAGGCGGTGGCGGCCGGTCGGCTCTCCGCGACCACCGACACCGCGTCGGCGGTCGCCGAGTCCGAGGCTGTGGTCGTGGTGGTGCCGCTCTTCGTCGACGCCGAGGGGACGCCGGACTTCGGCTGGATGGACGACGCCACCCGGGCGATCGCGGCCGGGCTCAAGCCGGGCACCCTGGTCAGCTACGAGACCACCCTGCCGGTCGGCACCACCCGCAACCGCTGGGCGCCGATGCTGGAGCAGGGCTCGGGGCTCAAGGTCGGCACCGACTTCACCCTGGTCTTCAGCCCCGAGCGGGTGCTGACCGGCCGGGTCTTCGCCGACCTGCGCCGCTACCCGAAGCTGGTCGGCGGGGTGGACGAGGCGTCCGCCAAGCGCGGCGTCGAGTTCTACGAGGCGGTACTCGACTTCGACGAGCGCCCCGACCTGTCCCGCCCGAACGGCGTCTGGGACCTCGGCTCGGCCGAGGCGTCCGAGCTGGCCAAGCTCGCCGAGACGACCTACCGGGACGTCAACATCGGGCTGGCGAACCAGTTCGCCCGGTTCGCCGACACCGTCGGCGTCGACGTGATCAAGGTCATCGAGGCCTGCAACACCCAGCCGTACAGCCACATCCACTCGCCGGGCATCGCCGTCGGCGGGCACTGCATCCCGGTCTACCCCCGGATGTACCTCTGGAACGACCCGTCCGCGACCGTCGTCCGGGCGGCCCGGGAGGCCAACGCCGGGATGCCGGACTACGCCGTCGAGCTGCTCGCCGCCGCCTGGGGCGACCTGACCGACGTCGAGGTGCTGGTGCTCGGTGCGGCGTACCGGGGCGGGGTCAAGGAGACGGCGTTCTCCGGGGTCTTCCCGACCGTCGAGGCGCTGCGCGCCCGGGGCGCCCGGCCGTACGTCTCCGACCCGATGTACACCGCCGAGGAGCTGACCGCGCTCGGGCTGCCCGCCTACCAGGGCGAGCGGGTCGAGGCCGTGGTGGTGCAGGCCGACCACGCCGAGTACCGCACCCTGGCCGAGACCGACCTGCCCGGCGTACGGGTGGTCGTCGACGGCCGCCGGGTGACCGACCCGGCCCGCTGGCCGAACGTACGCCGGATCGTCATCGGCGGCTGA
- a CDS encoding glycosyltransferase — protein sequence MSFYFPPSRASGVFRARATANRLAEDGWDVTVFTAPREFFADHLGGASDETLEATVDPRVRVERVRLGVHHWETDVRKFGFFRGMFPNVSERIYQAGQQKIFPEHYLGWLPGLLRTALKRHLRRRYDLVLATGNPFVSFVAAWALGRMLRIPYVVDYRDAWTFNQFTEELIFPEGSTMMRWEARVLRHAAESVFVNDGMRQWHAERYPFAADRMKVVPNGWEPEILGRATFRAPDPEQPLRFGYLGTVTNHMPLDVLFAGWRLAKAHPLLATATLEVHGHLGFFPHNIAPLKARIEEESDLGVRYSGPFGKTEAAGVYGRTDVLVFCVPGARYVTSGKVFEYMATGKPVVSVHIPEIAATEVLSGYPLWFAGKRLDAESVAQSLIAAAKAARDLDAATHEAAVRHAETYTRAATLGPWEARLRRLAEGAR from the coding sequence CTGTCGTTCTACTTTCCGCCGAGCCGGGCCAGCGGGGTCTTCCGGGCCCGGGCCACCGCCAACCGGCTGGCCGAGGACGGTTGGGACGTGACCGTCTTCACCGCGCCCCGGGAGTTCTTCGCCGACCACCTCGGTGGGGCCAGCGACGAGACGCTGGAGGCGACCGTCGACCCGCGGGTGCGGGTCGAGCGGGTCAGGCTCGGCGTGCACCACTGGGAGACCGACGTCCGTAAGTTCGGCTTCTTCCGGGGGATGTTCCCGAACGTCAGCGAGCGGATCTACCAGGCCGGGCAGCAGAAGATCTTTCCCGAGCACTACCTCGGCTGGCTGCCCGGCCTGCTCCGCACCGCGCTGAAGCGGCACCTGCGACGCCGCTACGACCTGGTGCTGGCCACCGGCAACCCGTTCGTCTCCTTCGTGGCGGCGTGGGCGCTGGGCCGGATGCTCCGGATCCCGTACGTCGTCGACTATCGGGACGCCTGGACCTTCAACCAGTTCACCGAGGAGCTGATCTTCCCCGAGGGCAGCACGATGATGCGCTGGGAGGCGCGGGTGCTGCGGCACGCGGCGGAGAGCGTCTTCGTCAACGACGGCATGCGGCAGTGGCACGCCGAGCGCTATCCGTTCGCCGCCGACCGGATGAAGGTGGTGCCGAACGGCTGGGAGCCGGAGATCCTCGGCCGGGCGACCTTCCGGGCGCCGGATCCGGAGCAGCCGCTGCGCTTCGGCTATCTGGGTACGGTCACCAACCACATGCCGCTGGACGTGCTCTTCGCCGGTTGGCGGCTGGCCAAGGCGCATCCGCTGCTCGCCACCGCCACCCTTGAGGTGCACGGGCACCTCGGCTTCTTCCCGCACAACATCGCGCCGCTTAAGGCGCGGATCGAGGAGGAGTCGGATCTGGGTGTGCGCTACAGCGGCCCGTTCGGCAAGACCGAGGCCGCCGGGGTGTACGGCCGGACCGACGTGCTGGTCTTCTGCGTACCGGGTGCGAGGTACGTGACCTCCGGCAAGGTCTTCGAGTACATGGCGACCGGCAAGCCGGTGGTCTCGGTGCACATTCCTGAGATCGCCGCCACCGAGGTGCTCTCCGGCTATCCACTGTGGTTCGCCGGCAAGCGGCTGGACGCCGAGAGTGTGGCCCAGTCGCTGATCGCCGCCGCCAAGGCCGCCCGGGATCTCGACGCCGCGACGCACGAGGCGGCGGTCCGGCACGCGGAGACGTACACCCGGGCGGCGACGCTCGGGCCGTGGGAGGCCCGGCTGCGCCGGCTCGCGGAAGGGGCCCGGTGA
- a CDS encoding thiamine pyrophosphate-binding protein, whose protein sequence is MRVAEVVGRVLAAHGVRHVFGVVGSGNFHVTNALVAGGARFVAAAHEGGAASMADGYARTSGEVGVLSVHQGPGVTNALTGIVEAAKSRTPMLVLAPEATEPRSNFFIDLPHTATALDIHYQRVRLEHVEVDVSHAYRRAASGTTVLLGLPLDVQTQEVAPWTGPVERGNARADWVPDVEPLVRALVAARRPVFVAGRGARGAREPLTRLADECAALLAVSAAAKGLFAGDPWYLDVSGGFATPLAAELIGEADLVVAWGSTLNMWTTRHGRLISPSATVVQVDELPVGATLNPRVDRHVSGDVARVARYALRWLEREPGIGRPVGTQRTPELRRRIATEGRWRDVSYLDGSVDGHVDPRTLTIALDDLLPAERTVVVDSGNFMGYPSMFLSVPDVVGFCFTQAFQSVGLGLASALGAAVARPDRLTVAALGDGGFAMSAVELVTATRLGLPLLVVVYDDAAYGAEVHHFGPDGHPLDLVRFPDTDLASIARGYGCAALTVRGIDDLAPVRDWLAGPRDRPLVVDAKITSERGAWWLEEAFHGH, encoded by the coding sequence ATGCGGGTCGCCGAGGTGGTCGGACGGGTGCTCGCCGCGCACGGGGTACGGCACGTCTTCGGGGTGGTCGGCAGCGGCAACTTCCACGTGACCAACGCGCTGGTCGCCGGGGGTGCCCGGTTCGTCGCCGCCGCGCACGAGGGCGGCGCGGCGAGCATGGCGGACGGCTACGCGCGCACCTCGGGCGAGGTCGGGGTGCTCTCGGTGCACCAGGGGCCGGGGGTCACCAACGCGCTGACCGGGATCGTCGAGGCGGCCAAGAGCCGGACCCCGATGCTGGTGCTGGCGCCGGAGGCGACCGAGCCACGGTCCAATTTCTTCATCGACCTACCGCACACCGCCACCGCGCTCGACATCCACTACCAACGGGTACGTCTGGAGCACGTCGAGGTGGACGTCAGCCACGCCTACCGGCGGGCGGCCTCGGGCACGACGGTGCTGCTGGGGCTGCCGCTGGACGTGCAGACCCAGGAGGTGGCGCCGTGGACCGGTCCTGTCGAGCGGGGTAACGCCCGTGCCGACTGGGTACCCGACGTCGAGCCGCTGGTCCGGGCCCTGGTCGCCGCCCGGCGGCCGGTCTTCGTCGCCGGCCGGGGTGCCCGGGGTGCCCGGGAGCCGCTGACCCGGCTGGCCGACGAGTGCGCCGCGCTGCTGGCGGTCTCGGCCGCCGCCAAGGGACTCTTCGCCGGCGATCCGTGGTATCTCGACGTCTCGGGCGGCTTCGCCACCCCGCTCGCCGCCGAACTGATCGGCGAGGCCGACCTGGTGGTCGCCTGGGGCAGCACGCTGAACATGTGGACGACCCGGCACGGCCGGCTGATCTCGCCGTCGGCCACCGTGGTCCAGGTCGACGAGCTGCCGGTCGGCGCCACCCTGAATCCCCGGGTCGACCGGCACGTCAGCGGCGACGTGGCCCGGGTCGCCCGTTACGCGCTGCGCTGGCTGGAGCGGGAACCGGGCATCGGCCGGCCGGTCGGCACCCAGCGCACCCCGGAGCTGCGTCGGCGCATCGCCACCGAGGGGCGCTGGCGGGACGTGTCCTATCTGGACGGGAGCGTCGACGGCCACGTCGACCCGCGTACCCTGACCATCGCCCTGGACGACCTGCTGCCGGCCGAGCGGACCGTGGTGGTCGACTCCGGCAACTTCATGGGCTACCCGTCGATGTTCCTCTCCGTACCGGACGTGGTCGGGTTCTGCTTCACCCAGGCGTTCCAGTCCGTCGGGTTGGGGCTGGCCAGCGCGCTCGGTGCCGCCGTGGCCCGACCGGACCGGCTCACCGTGGCGGCGCTCGGCGACGGCGGGTTCGCGATGTCGGCGGTCGAACTCGTCACCGCGACCCGGCTCGGCCTGCCCCTGCTGGTGGTGGTCTACGACGACGCGGCGTACGGCGCCGAGGTGCACCACTTCGGCCCGGACGGCCACCCGCTGGACCTGGTCCGGTTCCCCGACACCGACCTCGCCTCGATCGCCCGGGGGTACGGCTGCGCCGCGCTGACGGTACGCGGAATCGACGACCTCGCCCCGGTACGGGACTGGCTGGCCGGCCCCCGCGACCGGCCGCTGGTGGTCGACGCGAAGATCACCAGCGAGCGCGGTGCGTGGTGGCTGGAGGAGGCCTTCCACGGCCACTGA
- a CDS encoding glycosyltransferase, with the protein MAYSNVLYLALGTERVRAARWHVDRLVEGGVRVTLVVPNHPQWKKLEPPPGVTVRRLGATEPRAALRAARRLLLGRNGPLREVDLLVAGDPQALPVAWAALRRRPELAVRLEPAEEPERRTGLTDLAVVTPWYPSPEDPDSEFVPSALDAVDPSVERISVLHTEEWPYPPQSAAAPHIDVVVERFGPKWSLPVVTGTLRGELTRVAVPNPVQSRAFAEQAEANLRALRAALPTGRIEAPLVHAYGGLAGGLPAVRLARPDARVVVSEQSERLSELLAQPAAKKLYAELLGRAAALLCVNPQLRDLVAAQFPQHAEKLHVLPYPVDPDRFPLRPTPPGNLLRWLHVGELPDERAVRALLAGFARSVGAEPEATLTVVGAGAMAGTVRARARELDIAGRVTLRPAVPAEEYPALLHGHDLLVHLGRHDTFSTVVAAAVVTGLPVFATRSPGAEDVLGGVEPAAGLLVDLTNDPKVVVEGFRELRERLGTLNPAAARTAVLARYGRQAVAAALRRHHGLDSEPLPASAPLAEPVGAGVPAPAGSRSGQLPGPVPGDADRVVVVAISAGNVRRSKAFTHSVVARGMQVDLITADPGAANRVGLGHSVRIHPLAGHEERRPLLRAERLLLRRAPGKILSVARSRTRRMSALRPELTVAVAQWAHNRAAGAFHQKVFNRGYQVVRPLVLWRIARRQAVPKLDLGRTRRVVVSGVDGVTIGWKLARRHPKLPVTTSLAWADDES; encoded by the coding sequence ATGGCCTACTCGAACGTCCTCTATCTGGCGCTCGGCACCGAGCGGGTCCGGGCCGCGCGCTGGCACGTCGACCGGCTGGTCGAGGGCGGCGTCCGGGTCACGCTGGTGGTGCCGAACCATCCACAGTGGAAGAAGCTGGAGCCCCCGCCCGGGGTCACCGTGCGCAGGCTCGGCGCGACCGAACCACGTGCGGCGCTGCGGGCGGCCCGCCGGCTGCTGCTCGGCCGGAACGGTCCGCTGCGCGAGGTCGACCTGCTGGTGGCCGGCGACCCGCAGGCGCTGCCGGTGGCCTGGGCCGCGCTGCGCCGCCGCCCCGAGCTGGCCGTCCGGCTGGAGCCGGCCGAGGAGCCGGAGCGGCGTACCGGGCTCACCGACCTCGCGGTGGTCACCCCCTGGTACCCCTCGCCGGAGGACCCCGACTCGGAGTTCGTCCCGTCGGCACTGGACGCGGTCGACCCGTCGGTCGAGCGGATCTCGGTGCTGCACACCGAGGAGTGGCCGTACCCGCCGCAGTCGGCGGCCGCGCCGCACATCGACGTCGTGGTCGAGCGGTTCGGTCCGAAGTGGAGCCTGCCGGTGGTGACGGGGACGCTTCGGGGTGAGCTGACCCGGGTCGCGGTGCCGAACCCGGTCCAGTCCCGGGCCTTCGCCGAGCAGGCCGAGGCGAACCTGCGGGCGCTGCGGGCCGCGCTGCCGACCGGGCGGATCGAGGCTCCGCTGGTGCACGCGTACGGCGGGCTCGCCGGTGGGCTGCCGGCCGTCCGGCTGGCCCGGCCGGATGCCCGGGTGGTCGTCTCCGAGCAGTCGGAACGCCTCTCCGAGCTGCTCGCCCAGCCCGCCGCGAAGAAGCTCTACGCCGAGCTGCTCGGCCGGGCGGCGGCGCTGCTCTGCGTCAACCCGCAACTGCGGGACCTGGTCGCCGCCCAGTTCCCGCAGCACGCGGAGAAGCTGCACGTGCTGCCCTACCCGGTGGACCCGGACCGGTTCCCGCTCCGGCCGACCCCGCCGGGCAACCTGCTCCGCTGGCTGCACGTCGGGGAGCTGCCGGACGAGCGGGCCGTCCGGGCCCTGCTGGCCGGCTTCGCCCGCAGCGTCGGCGCGGAGCCGGAGGCGACCCTCACCGTGGTCGGCGCCGGGGCGATGGCCGGGACGGTCCGGGCGCGCGCCCGCGAACTGGACATCGCCGGCAGGGTAACGCTCCGTCCCGCCGTGCCGGCGGAGGAGTACCCGGCGCTGCTGCACGGGCACGACCTGCTGGTGCACCTGGGCCGGCACGACACCTTCAGCACGGTCGTCGCAGCGGCCGTCGTGACCGGGCTGCCGGTCTTCGCCACCCGCAGTCCGGGTGCGGAGGACGTCCTCGGCGGTGTCGAGCCGGCCGCCGGCCTCCTGGTCGACCTGACCAACGATCCGAAGGTGGTCGTCGAGGGCTTCCGGGAACTGCGCGAACGGCTCGGCACGCTCAACCCGGCAGCGGCCCGTACCGCCGTGCTCGCCCGGTACGGCCGCCAGGCCGTCGCGGCGGCGCTGCGCCGGCACCACGGCCTGGATTCAGAGCCGCTCCCGGCCTCGGCACCCCTCGCGGAGCCCGTCGGTGCCGGGGTGCCGGCGCCGGCCGGGAGCCGCTCGGGCCAGCTCCCGGGACCGGTCCCCGGGGACGCCGACCGGGTGGTCGTGGTGGCGATCAGCGCCGGCAACGTACGCCGGAGCAAGGCGTTCACCCACTCGGTGGTGGCCCGGGGCATGCAGGTCGACCTGATCACCGCCGACCCGGGCGCGGCGAACCGGGTGGGGCTGGGGCACAGCGTCCGGATCCACCCGCTGGCCGGGCACGAGGAGCGCCGCCCGCTGCTCCGGGCCGAGCGGTTGCTGCTCCGGAGGGCGCCAGGCAAGATCCTTTCGGTGGCCCGGAGCCGGACCCGGCGCATGTCGGCGCTCCGGCCGGAGCTGACCGTGGCGGTCGCCCAGTGGGCGCACAACCGGGCGGCGGGTGCCTTCCACCAGAAGGTGTTCAACCGGGGGTACCAGGTGGTCCGCCCGCTGGTGCTGTGGCGGATCGCCCGGCGCCAGGCGGTGCCGAAGCTCGACCTCGGGCGTACCCGTCGGGTGGTGGTCTCCGGGGTCGACGGCGTGACCATCGGTTGGAAGCTCGCCCGCCGGCACCCGAAGCTGCCGGTCACCACCTCGCTGGCCTGGGCGGACGACGAGAGCTGA
- a CDS encoding helix-turn-helix transcriptional regulator — translation MHAFDVLGDPVRRRILELLADGERSAGEVSAVVQEEFGISQPGVSQHLRVLRENGFTTVRAAGTRRLYAVDPTPLQEIDRWLERYRGFWTQRLDALGTEITRGRRERRRAEESPREG, via the coding sequence GTGCACGCGTTCGACGTTCTCGGCGATCCCGTCCGGCGGCGGATCCTGGAACTGCTCGCCGACGGTGAGCGGTCGGCGGGCGAGGTCAGCGCGGTCGTCCAGGAGGAGTTCGGGATCTCCCAGCCGGGCGTCTCGCAACACCTGCGGGTGCTCCGGGAGAACGGGTTCACCACCGTACGCGCCGCCGGCACCCGGCGGCTCTACGCGGTGGACCCGACCCCGCTCCAGGAGATCGACCGCTGGCTGGAACGCTACCGGGGCTTCTGGACCCAGCGGCTGGACGCCCTCGGCACCGAGATCACCCGGGGCAGGCGCGAACGCCGCCGGGCGGAGGAGTCACCTCGGGAAGGCTGA
- a CDS encoding App1 family protein, with product MSLIPAGPAPAPRLHRAARIEDAVHQFIERRLGQGGWDATIIPYAGYGAPGWIRVLGRVLLTRLRPGPRRRPEKVRGWRSFATLPVQNAPVLIEAGGRRHEARSDRSGFIDLVVEADLAPGWQSVRLVSPGAEPVDAPVRIVDPALRIGVLSDIDDTVMVTALPRPLLAAWNTFVLDEHARMAVPGMAVLYERLVNAHPGAPVLYLSTGAWNVAPTLTRFLSRHLYPAGPLLLTNWGPTADRWFRSGREHKRATLARLVREFPEIRWLLIGDDGQHDQEIYAEFAAEHPDNVAGVLIRRLSPTQAVLAGGFPAPAGGADAGTPAAGLLGERWFCAPDGAGLWRLLREANLV from the coding sequence GTGTCGCTGATACCCGCTGGCCCGGCGCCCGCGCCCCGGCTGCACCGTGCGGCCCGGATCGAGGACGCGGTGCACCAGTTCATCGAGCGCCGCCTGGGACAGGGCGGGTGGGATGCCACGATCATCCCGTACGCCGGTTACGGCGCTCCGGGCTGGATCCGGGTGCTGGGCCGGGTACTGCTGACCCGGCTGCGTCCCGGCCCTCGCCGCCGGCCGGAGAAGGTGCGCGGGTGGCGTAGTTTCGCCACCCTGCCGGTGCAGAACGCGCCGGTGCTGATCGAGGCCGGTGGCCGCCGGCACGAGGCCCGGTCCGACCGGAGCGGCTTCATCGATCTCGTCGTCGAGGCCGACCTGGCGCCCGGCTGGCAGAGCGTGCGGCTGGTCAGTCCCGGCGCCGAGCCGGTCGACGCGCCGGTCCGGATCGTCGACCCGGCGCTGCGGATCGGGGTCCTCTCCGACATCGACGACACGGTGATGGTGACCGCGCTGCCCCGGCCGCTGCTGGCCGCCTGGAACACCTTCGTGCTCGACGAGCACGCCCGGATGGCGGTACCCGGAATGGCGGTGCTCTACGAGCGCCTCGTCAACGCGCATCCCGGCGCCCCGGTGCTCTACCTCTCCACCGGTGCCTGGAACGTGGCGCCGACGCTGACCCGGTTCCTGTCCCGGCACCTCTATCCGGCCGGCCCGCTGCTGTTGACCAACTGGGGCCCGACGGCGGACCGCTGGTTCCGCAGCGGGCGGGAGCACAAGCGGGCCACCCTGGCCCGGCTGGTCCGGGAGTTCCCGGAGATCCGGTGGCTGCTGATCGGCGACGACGGGCAGCACGACCAGGAGATCTACGCCGAGTTCGCCGCCGAGCACCCGGACAACGTGGCCGGGGTGCTGATCCGGCGGCTCTCCCCGACCCAGGCGGTGCTGGCCGGTGGCTTCCCGGCCCCGGCCGGCGGTGCCGACGCCGGTACCCCGGCGGCCGGGCTGCTGGGGGAGCGCTGGTTCTGCGCGCCGGACGGTGCCGGACTGTGGCGCCTGCTGCGGGAGGCGAACCTGGTCTGA
- a CDS encoding glycosyltransferase, producing the protein MGTPDVSVVVAVYNTMPYLTKCLNSLLRQSIGRDRMEIVAVDDGSTDGSGRELDRFAKLHPETVKVVHQANSGGPAAPSNRGLELATGRYVFFIGADDYLGDEALERLVAAADEYGSDVVLGKTVGVNSRNIHQAVFARNETDLDLFDSALPWALSNTKLFRRELIERHGLRYPEDMPVGSDQPFTLEACYRAKRISVLADYRFYHAVRRLNAHNITYRSRHEERLRCAEQLVEFVARLIEPGKQRDAVLIRHFAWEVARLLEDDFLGLDRAVQERLVAGIRTLADRYLTDDIRDRLEIEARLRISTAQRGTVDDLLAVIRQDAEEGVPPTIVDGDRWYAGYPGFRDARLEMPDRWFDVSDTAADWLARMDAVDLAWETGPDGSRGLTVTAHTPRRNLASLTSGPIGLAAGDVVGSTLETTRDADGTTVKARFRVDQLLAGVGVGGTLCTVRTQLTAFGTTGSSPLRMPTRPTAPRMVFRRGVRFFVITPTTSHRGQLVIAIAPVTPRRVMAQLRRRLPKGGK; encoded by the coding sequence ATGGGTACCCCCGACGTCAGCGTGGTGGTGGCGGTCTACAACACCATGCCCTACCTCACGAAGTGCCTGAACTCCCTGCTCCGGCAGAGCATCGGCCGGGACCGGATGGAGATCGTCGCGGTGGACGACGGCTCCACCGACGGCAGCGGCCGGGAACTCGACCGCTTCGCCAAGCTCCATCCGGAGACGGTGAAGGTGGTCCACCAGGCGAACTCGGGTGGCCCGGCCGCGCCGAGCAACCGGGGTCTGGAGCTGGCCACGGGTCGCTACGTCTTCTTCATCGGCGCCGACGACTACCTCGGCGACGAGGCGCTGGAGCGGCTGGTGGCCGCCGCCGACGAGTACGGCTCGGACGTGGTGCTCGGCAAGACGGTCGGGGTCAACAGCCGCAACATCCACCAGGCGGTCTTCGCCCGCAACGAGACCGACCTCGACCTCTTCGACTCGGCGCTGCCCTGGGCGCTGTCGAACACCAAGCTCTTCCGGCGCGAGCTGATCGAGCGGCACGGGCTGCGCTATCCGGAGGACATGCCGGTCGGCAGCGACCAGCCGTTCACCCTGGAGGCGTGCTACCGGGCGAAGCGGATCTCCGTACTCGCCGACTACCGCTTCTACCACGCCGTACGCCGGCTCAACGCGCACAACATCACCTACCGCTCCCGGCACGAGGAGCGGCTGCGCTGCGCCGAGCAGTTGGTGGAGTTCGTGGCCCGGCTGATCGAGCCGGGCAAGCAGCGGGACGCGGTGCTGATCCGGCACTTCGCCTGGGAGGTCGCCCGGCTGCTGGAGGACGACTTCCTCGGGCTCGACCGGGCGGTGCAGGAGCGGCTGGTGGCCGGCATCCGTACGCTGGCGGACCGCTATCTCACCGACGACATCCGGGACCGGCTGGAGATCGAGGCGCGGCTGCGGATCTCCACCGCCCAGCGCGGCACCGTCGACGACCTGCTCGCGGTGATCCGGCAGGACGCCGAGGAGGGCGTACCGCCGACGATCGTCGACGGCGACCGCTGGTACGCCGGTTATCCCGGCTTCCGGGACGCCCGGCTGGAGATGCCGGACCGCTGGTTCGACGTCTCGGACACCGCGGCCGACTGGCTCGCCCGGATGGACGCGGTCGACCTGGCCTGGGAGACCGGCCCGGACGGCAGCCGGGGCCTGACCGTCACCGCGCACACGCCGCGGCGCAACCTGGCCAGCCTCACCTCCGGCCCGATCGGGCTGGCCGCCGGTGACGTGGTCGGCAGCACCCTGGAGACCACCCGGGACGCCGACGGCACCACGGTGAAGGCCCGGTTCCGGGTGGACCAGTTGCTCGCCGGGGTCGGGGTCGGCGGCACCCTCTGCACGGTCCGGACCCAGTTGACCGCGTTCGGCACCACCGGTTCGAGCCCGCTGCGGATGCCGACCCGGCCCACCGCGCCCCGCATGGTCTTCCGGCGCGGGGTCCGGTTCTTCGTCATCACGCCCACCACGAGTCACCGTGGGCAACTTGTGATCGCAATAGCACCTGTCACGCCCCGCCGGGTCATGGCCCAGCTACGGCGCAGGTTGCCCAAGGGAGGAAAGTAG
- a CDS encoding PhzF family phenazine biosynthesis protein has translation MRLRLIQLDAFADRVFQGNPAAVMPLPGWLPDSVLQALAEENNLSETAFYTAGLPADADPPPGDDPAYHLRWFTPAVEVDLCGHATLATAGQLFDDVHPDASRLLFWTRSGWLPVRRTDRSGELELDFPAGRLRTVPDGDEVDAAAVTALGIEPEHRFRDTDLVYVLRSAAEVRAVTADFTTLARLPVRGAIVTAPGDTDGVDFVSRWFGAGAGAFEDPVTGSAHSQIAPYWAERLGRTTLTARQLSARGGTVHCAVDADRVRLRGAYRRYLDGTVTIPDPG, from the coding sequence ATGCGGCTCCGCCTGATCCAGCTCGACGCCTTCGCCGACCGGGTGTTCCAGGGAAACCCGGCGGCCGTGATGCCCCTGCCCGGCTGGCTGCCGGACAGCGTCCTACAGGCCCTCGCCGAGGAGAACAACCTCTCCGAGACCGCCTTCTACACCGCCGGGCTGCCGGCCGACGCCGACCCGCCACCCGGCGACGACCCCGCCTACCACCTGCGCTGGTTCACCCCGGCGGTCGAGGTGGACCTCTGCGGACACGCGACCCTGGCCACCGCCGGGCAACTCTTCGACGACGTGCACCCGGACGCGTCACGCCTGCTCTTCTGGACCCGCAGCGGCTGGCTCCCGGTGCGGCGGACCGACCGCAGTGGCGAACTGGAACTGGACTTCCCGGCCGGACGGCTGCGGACCGTACCGGACGGCGACGAGGTCGACGCCGCCGCCGTGACCGCGCTCGGCATCGAGCCGGAGCACCGGTTCCGGGACACCGACCTGGTCTACGTGCTCCGCAGCGCCGCCGAGGTCCGGGCGGTCACGGCGGACTTCACCACCCTGGCCCGGCTGCCGGTACGCGGCGCGATCGTCACCGCTCCCGGCGACACCGACGGCGTCGACTTCGTCAGCCGGTGGTTCGGCGCCGGTGCGGGTGCCTTCGAGGACCCGGTGACCGGTTCCGCGCACAGCCAGATCGCGCCGTACTGGGCGGAACGGCTCGGCCGGACGACCCTGACCGCCCGGCAGCTCTCCGCCCGGGGCGGCACGGTGCACTGCGCGGTGGACGCCGACCGGGTACGCCTGCGCGGCGCTTACCGCCGCTACCTCGACGGCACCGTCACCATCCCGGACCCGGGCTGA
- a CDS encoding acyltransferase, with protein MNEPPALPDTVFVHPSAEVDEGARIGDGSKVWHLAHVRSTARVGANCVIGRNVYVDANVVVGDLVKIQNNVSVYQGVTIEDEVFVGPCAVFTNDLRPRAQNPDWQITPTVVRRGASIGANATIICGIEIGEYAMIAAGSVVTKDVKPHQLVAGNPARPLGWVDVKGQVVSRDRENPPPDL; from the coding sequence ATGAACGAGCCTCCCGCCCTCCCCGACACGGTCTTCGTGCACCCATCGGCCGAGGTCGACGAGGGCGCGCGGATCGGCGACGGCAGCAAGGTCTGGCATCTCGCCCACGTCCGCTCCACCGCCCGGGTGGGCGCGAACTGTGTGATCGGCCGGAACGTCTACGTGGACGCGAACGTCGTGGTCGGCGACCTGGTCAAGATCCAGAACAACGTCTCCGTGTACCAGGGCGTGACGATCGAGGACGAGGTCTTCGTCGGCCCCTGCGCGGTGTTCACCAACGACCTCCGGCCACGGGCCCAGAACCCGGACTGGCAGATCACCCCGACCGTGGTCCGCAGGGGCGCCTCGATCGGTGCCAACGCCACCATCATCTGCGGGATCGAGATCGGCGAGTACGCGATGATCGCCGCCGGCTCGGTGGTGACCAAGGACGTCAAGCCGCACCAGCTGGTGGCCGGCAACCCGGCCCGCCCGCTCGGCTGGGTGGACGTCAAGGGCCAGGTCGTCTCCCGGGACCGGGAGAACCCGCCGCCGGACCTGTAG